A DNA window from Pseudomonas tohonis contains the following coding sequences:
- the sph gene encoding sphingomyelin phosphodiesterase → MTTTTRITWTMLSLLALLTAPPAPAAPDPRPDAFDLLTHNAFFLTPLPFKFSWNNQERARLMTRADYVEGRDLIIFNELFDNTASDILLNGLKDRYPHQTPVLGRATSGWDESTGNPAAKPEDGGVAIVSRWPIVRRVQYLYRDACGADALANKGFVYVKVMRGERPFHVIATHTQAADAACPDGGQAVRESQFREMRAFIDRQNIPANEVLFVGGDLNVVRGSAEYPRVLAQLDLREPDSYAGAPATWDTRRNGVTGYQYPYKDNGPGTPPTNPPEYLDYILVSSSHGQVSYWHNQALDIPSPRWSASDGVNTWHYQDYSDHYPVAAFTYADPQRTPQRAFKPTDNRYARVVLRSLDNGNALRTGAKATNWVTVTGNGRDDASTFSLNDWDHFASFCVRNGDYVTLESRAYPGYFLTWYEHGAGKWGYYPAAGKPSRHLRVQIDNDQGQCLKDGDQVAFIDYSGQRPLPGRDYYLKIWPDGAWKDHLFLWGEAQDASRFRVEVAPTAVYENWYDRLRF, encoded by the coding sequence ATGACAACGACCACGCGCATCACCTGGACGATGCTCAGCCTTCTCGCCCTGCTCACCGCCCCCCCGGCCCCGGCCGCCCCCGACCCTCGGCCTGACGCCTTCGACCTGCTGACCCACAACGCCTTCTTCCTCACGCCGCTGCCGTTCAAGTTCAGCTGGAACAACCAGGAGCGCGCGCGCCTGATGACCCGGGCCGACTATGTGGAAGGACGCGACCTGATCATCTTCAACGAGCTGTTCGACAACACAGCCTCGGACATCCTGCTCAACGGGCTGAAGGACCGTTACCCGCACCAGACCCCGGTGCTGGGCCGCGCCACCAGCGGCTGGGACGAGAGCACCGGCAACCCCGCCGCCAAGCCCGAGGACGGCGGCGTCGCCATCGTCAGCCGCTGGCCCATCGTGCGCCGGGTGCAGTACCTCTACCGCGATGCCTGCGGGGCAGACGCCCTGGCCAACAAGGGCTTCGTGTACGTCAAGGTGATGCGCGGCGAGCGCCCGTTCCATGTCATCGCCACCCACACCCAGGCTGCCGACGCGGCCTGCCCCGACGGTGGCCAGGCGGTGCGCGAAAGCCAGTTCAGGGAGATGCGCGCCTTCATCGACCGGCAGAACATCCCCGCGAACGAAGTGCTGTTCGTCGGCGGCGACCTCAACGTCGTGCGCGGCAGCGCCGAGTACCCGCGCGTGTTGGCCCAGCTGGACCTGCGCGAACCGGACAGCTACGCCGGCGCCCCCGCCACCTGGGACACCCGGCGCAACGGCGTGACCGGCTACCAGTACCCCTACAAGGACAACGGCCCCGGTACGCCACCGACCAACCCGCCGGAGTACCTCGACTACATCCTGGTCTCCAGCAGCCACGGCCAGGTCTCGTACTGGCACAACCAGGCGCTGGACATCCCCTCCCCGCGCTGGAGCGCCAGCGACGGCGTCAACACCTGGCACTACCAGGACTACTCCGACCACTACCCGGTGGCCGCCTTCACCTATGCCGATCCGCAGCGCACACCCCAGCGGGCCTTCAAGCCCACCGACAACCGCTACGCCCGCGTGGTGCTGCGCAGCCTCGACAACGGCAACGCCCTGCGCACCGGGGCAAAGGCCACCAACTGGGTCACCGTCACCGGCAACGGCCGCGACGACGCCAGCACCTTCAGCCTCAACGACTGGGACCACTTCGCCAGCTTCTGCGTGCGCAACGGTGACTACGTGACCCTGGAATCACGCGCCTACCCCGGCTACTTCCTCACCTGGTACGAGCACGGTGCCGGCAAGTGGGGCTACTACCCCGCCGCCGGCAAGCCCTCGCGGCACCTGCGCGTGCAGATCGACAACGACCAGGGGCAATGCCTGAAGGATGGCGACCAGGTGGCGTTCATCGACTACAGCGGCCAGCGCCCCCTGCCCGGGCGCGACTACTACCTGAAGATCTGGCCCGACGGCGCCTGGAAGGACCACCTGTTCCTCTGGGGCGAGGCCCAGGACGCCAGCCGCTTCCGCGTCGAAGTGGCGCCGACCGCGGTCTACGAGAACTGGTACGACAGGTTGCGTTTCTGA
- a CDS encoding adenosylcobinamide-GDP ribazoletransferase, with translation MTPLLIALQFLTRLPVRLPGMPEPQQIGRSLLFYPLVGLLLGLALLALEWVLGDTSTLLEAALLLAAWVALSGGLHLDGLADTADAWVGGYGDRERTLAIMKDPRSGPIAVVVLVLVLLLKFAALVALLEQGPIAALLLAPWLARALLPLLFMTTPYVRAGGLGQALAEHLPRRELPWVLGAHALLGLVFGWVALVALVAALALFAGWRRGLLQRLGGTTGDTAGALVELAEVAVLVALALLG, from the coding sequence ATGACCCCGCTGCTGATCGCCCTGCAGTTCCTCACCCGCCTGCCGGTGCGCCTGCCGGGCATGCCCGAGCCGCAGCAGATCGGTCGCTCACTGCTGTTCTACCCGCTGGTGGGATTGCTGCTGGGCCTGGCGCTGCTGGCGCTGGAGTGGGTGCTGGGCGATACCTCGACGCTGCTCGAGGCCGCGCTGCTGCTGGCCGCCTGGGTGGCGCTGAGCGGTGGCCTGCACCTGGATGGCCTGGCCGATACGGCGGACGCCTGGGTGGGCGGCTACGGCGACCGCGAGCGCACCCTGGCGATCATGAAGGACCCGCGCAGCGGCCCCATCGCCGTGGTCGTATTGGTGCTGGTCCTGCTGCTGAAGTTCGCCGCGCTGGTGGCGCTGCTGGAGCAGGGGCCGATCGCCGCGCTGCTGCTGGCACCCTGGCTGGCGCGGGCGCTGCTGCCGTTGCTGTTCATGACCACGCCTTACGTTCGTGCAGGCGGGCTGGGGCAGGCGCTGGCCGAGCATTTGCCGCGCCGGGAACTGCCCTGGGTGCTGGGCGCCCATGCGCTGCTGGGTCTGGTGTTCGGCTGGGTGGCGCTGGTCGCACTGGTGGCGGCGCTGGCGCTGTTCGCCGGGTGGCGCCGTGGCTTGCTGCAGCGACTCGGCGGCACCACCGGCGACACGGCCGGGGCGCTGGTGGAGCTGGCCGAGGTGGCCGTGCTGGTGGCGCTGGCGCTGCTGGGGTGA
- the cobC gene encoding alpha-ribazole phosphatase family protein has product MSLVIDLLRHGETELGAGFRGSLDDALTETGWAQMRRAVEGAGPWDAIVSSPLQRCARFAEELAGHLDLPLGFDADLRELHFGAWEGRTAAQLMATDEAGLGLFWNDPYSFTPPGGETLLDFEARVHAAAARLQEGFAGQRLLVVSHGGVIRLLLARAWGLPRAQLMQVEVPHATLHRIVLP; this is encoded by the coding sequence ATGAGCCTGGTCATCGACCTGCTGCGCCATGGCGAAACCGAGCTGGGCGCGGGCTTTCGCGGCAGCCTGGACGACGCCCTGACCGAAACCGGCTGGGCGCAGATGCGCCGTGCAGTGGAGGGGGCCGGCCCCTGGGATGCCATCGTCAGCTCGCCGTTGCAGCGTTGCGCGCGCTTCGCCGAGGAGCTGGCCGGGCACCTGGACCTGCCGCTGGGTTTCGACGCCGACCTGCGCGAACTGCATTTCGGCGCCTGGGAAGGCCGCACCGCTGCCCAACTGATGGCCACCGATGAGGCCGGCCTGGGCCTGTTCTGGAACGACCCCTACAGCTTCACCCCGCCCGGCGGCGAGACGCTGCTCGACTTCGAGGCCCGCGTGCATGCGGCGGCGGCGCGTTTGCAGGAAGGCTTCGCCGGCCAGCGCCTGCTGGTGGTCAGCCACGGCGGGGTGATCCGCCTGCTGCTGGCCCGCGCATGGGGCCTGCCACGGGCCCAGCTGATGCAGGTGGAGGTGCCCCACGCGACCTTGCACCGGATCGTTTTGCCATGA
- the cobT gene encoding nicotinate-nucleotide--dimethylbenzimidazole phosphoribosyltransferase yields MTSLAWWLAECQPQDHVARTRAQARQDQLTKPRGALGQLEGLAITLASMQGSDRPEVARPWFAVFAGDHGVVEEGVSAYPQAVTGEMLRNFVRGGAAINVLAHSLGATLELVDLGTAVPLERLPGVLHLGLGAGTANFAREPAMSDAQCLAALEAGRASAERAVDSGADIYLGGEMGIGNTTAASALACALLGTPAAQLVGPGTGLDDKGVQHKAEVIERALALHRPHCHGPLESLRRLGGFEVAALAGAYLGCAQRGIPVLVDGFICSVAALCAVRMNPACRDWLLFSHRSAEPGHQAVLAELQAQTLLDLGLRLGEGSGAAIALPLLRLACDLHNGMATFAEAAVSDRPA; encoded by the coding sequence ATGACCTCACTCGCGTGGTGGTTGGCCGAGTGCCAGCCCCAGGACCATGTCGCCCGCACCCGGGCCCAGGCCCGCCAGGACCAGCTGACCAAGCCGCGTGGCGCCCTGGGCCAGCTGGAGGGCCTGGCGATCACCCTCGCTTCGATGCAGGGCAGTGATCGCCCCGAGGTCGCGCGGCCCTGGTTCGCCGTGTTCGCCGGCGACCACGGCGTGGTGGAGGAGGGCGTTTCCGCCTACCCGCAGGCGGTGACCGGCGAGATGCTGCGCAACTTCGTGCGTGGCGGCGCGGCCATCAACGTGCTGGCCCACAGCCTGGGGGCGACCCTGGAGCTGGTCGACCTGGGCACCGCCGTGCCGCTGGAGCGCTTGCCTGGCGTGCTGCACCTGGGCCTGGGCGCCGGCACCGCCAACTTCGCCCGCGAACCGGCGATGAGCGATGCCCAGTGCCTGGCCGCGCTGGAGGCCGGCCGCGCCAGTGCCGAGCGTGCGGTGGACTCGGGGGCCGACATCTACCTCGGCGGCGAGATGGGCATCGGCAACACCACCGCCGCCAGCGCCCTGGCCTGCGCGCTGCTGGGCACCCCGGCGGCACAACTGGTCGGCCCCGGCACCGGGCTGGACGACAAGGGCGTGCAGCACAAGGCCGAGGTGATCGAACGCGCCCTGGCCCTGCACAGGCCCCATTGCCATGGCCCGCTGGAAAGCCTGCGCCGCCTCGGTGGCTTCGAGGTCGCGGCCCTGGCCGGGGCCTACCTCGGCTGCGCCCAGCGCGGCATCCCGGTGCTGGTGGACGGCTTCATCTGCAGCGTCGCCGCGCTCTGCGCCGTGCGCATGAACCCCGCCTGCCGCGACTGGCTGCTGTTCTCCCACCGTTCCGCCGAGCCGGGCCACCAGGCCGTGCTGGCGGAGCTGCAGGCGCAAACCCTGCTCGACCTCGGCCTGCGCCTGGGCGAGGGCAGCGGCGCCGCCATCGCCTTGCCGCTGCTGCGCCTGGCCTGCGACCTGCACAACGGCATGGCCACCTTCGCCGAGGCCGCCGTCTCGGATCGCCCCGCATGA
- the cobU gene encoding bifunctional adenosylcobinamide kinase/adenosylcobinamide-phosphate guanylyltransferase has protein sequence MAELILGGARSGKSRLAERLAGESGLAVTYIATSQPLDGEMSARVASHRARRPDHWGLVEEPIELARVLREHAAPGTCLLVDCLTLWLTNLLMLEDEARLVAERDALLACIGELPGRVLLVSNETGLGVVPLGELTRRYVDEAGWLHQALAERCTRVTFTVAGLPMLLKGEPL, from the coding sequence ATGGCTGAACTCATCCTCGGTGGCGCCCGTTCGGGCAAGAGCCGCCTGGCCGAACGCCTCGCCGGCGAGTCGGGCCTGGCCGTCACCTACATCGCCACCAGCCAGCCGCTGGACGGCGAGATGAGTGCCCGCGTGGCCAGCCACCGCGCCCGCCGCCCCGACCATTGGGGCCTGGTGGAAGAGCCCATCGAGCTGGCGCGGGTGCTGCGCGAGCACGCGGCCCCCGGCACCTGCCTGCTGGTGGACTGCCTGACCCTGTGGCTGACCAACCTGCTGATGCTGGAGGACGAGGCGCGCCTCGTCGCCGAGCGCGACGCCCTGCTGGCCTGCATCGGCGAGCTGCCGGGGCGGGTGCTGCTGGTGAGCAATGAAACCGGCCTCGGGGTCGTGCCCCTGGGCGAACTGACCCGCCGCTACGTCGATGAAGCCGGTTGGCTGCACCAGGCCCTGGCCGAACGCTGCACCCGCGTGACCTTCACCGTCGCCGGCCTGCCCATGCTGTTGAAGGGAGAGCCCCTATGA
- a CDS encoding cobyric acid synthase → MTTLMVQGTTSDAGKSTLVTALCRWLKRQGVAVVPFKPQNMALNSAVTADGGEIGRAQAVQAQACGLAPHTDMNPVLLKPNTDTGAQVIIHGRAVTSMNAVAYHDYKKVAMQAVLASHQRLEAGYRVVMVEGAGSPAEINLRANDIANMGFAEAVDCPVILIADIDRGGVFAHLVGTLALLSESEQARVKGFVINRFRGDIALLQPGLDWLEARTGKPVLGVLPYLTDFHLEAEDAIDRRQGAKPREALKVVVPVLPRISNHTDFDPLRLHPQVQLTLVGPGQALPPADLVILPGSKSVRADLAFLRAQGWDAAIARHLRYGGKLLGICGGLQMLGERIDDPHGLEGPAGSSAGLGLLAFDTVLEPEKQLRNVRGRLGLEGAAVTGYEIHAGVSRGAALERPAAQLDDGRCDGAMSEDGQVLGTYLHGLFEAAEARDALLRWAGLAEVQAVDYPALRERDIERLADQVEHHLDTDLLRRLCGLEPAHG, encoded by the coding sequence ATGACCACGCTGATGGTGCAGGGCACCACCTCCGATGCGGGCAAGAGCACCCTGGTGACCGCGCTGTGCCGCTGGCTCAAGCGCCAGGGCGTGGCGGTGGTGCCGTTCAAGCCGCAGAACATGGCGCTCAACAGCGCGGTGACCGCCGACGGCGGCGAGATCGGCCGCGCCCAGGCGGTGCAGGCCCAGGCCTGCGGGCTGGCGCCGCACACCGACATGAACCCGGTGCTGCTCAAGCCCAACACCGACACCGGTGCCCAGGTGATCATCCACGGCCGCGCCGTCACCTCGATGAACGCCGTCGCCTACCACGACTACAAGAAGGTCGCCATGCAGGCGGTGCTGGCCTCCCACCAGCGTCTGGAGGCCGGCTATCGGGTGGTGATGGTGGAGGGCGCCGGCTCCCCGGCGGAGATCAACCTGCGCGCCAACGACATCGCCAACATGGGCTTCGCCGAGGCGGTGGACTGCCCGGTCATCCTCATCGCCGACATCGACCGGGGCGGCGTCTTCGCCCATCTGGTGGGCACCCTGGCGCTGCTCTCGGAGAGCGAGCAGGCACGGGTGAAGGGCTTCGTGATCAACCGCTTCCGGGGTGACATCGCCTTGCTGCAACCCGGCCTCGACTGGCTGGAGGCGCGTACCGGCAAGCCGGTGCTCGGCGTGCTGCCCTACCTCACCGATTTCCACCTGGAGGCCGAGGACGCCATCGACCGCCGCCAGGGCGCCAAGCCCCGCGAGGCGTTGAAGGTGGTGGTGCCGGTGCTGCCGCGCATCAGCAACCACACCGATTTCGACCCGCTGCGCCTGCACCCCCAGGTGCAGCTGACCCTGGTCGGCCCGGGGCAGGCGCTGCCACCGGCGGACCTGGTCATCCTGCCCGGCTCCAAGAGCGTGCGCGCCGACCTGGCCTTCCTCCGCGCGCAGGGCTGGGACGCGGCCATCGCCCGCCACCTGCGCTACGGCGGCAAGCTGCTGGGCATCTGCGGCGGCCTGCAGATGCTCGGTGAGCGCATCGACGACCCCCACGGCCTGGAAGGGCCCGCCGGCAGCAGCGCCGGCCTCGGCCTGCTCGCCTTCGACACGGTGCTGGAGCCGGAGAAGCAGCTGCGCAACGTGCGTGGCCGCCTGGGCCTGGAAGGTGCTGCGGTGACCGGCTACGAAATCCACGCCGGGGTCAGCCGTGGCGCCGCCCTGGAGCGGCCCGCCGCGCAACTGGACGATGGCCGCTGCGACGGCGCCATGAGCGAGGACGGCCAGGTGCTCGGCACCTACCTGCATGGCCTGTTCGAGGCTGCCGAGGCCCGTGATGCGCTGCTGCGCTGGGCCGGCCTCGCCGAGGTGCAGGCCGTGGACTACCCGGCGCTGCGCGAGCGCGACATCGAGCGCCTGGCCGATCAGGTCGAGCACCACCTGGATACCGACCTGCTGCGCCGCCTCTGCGGCCTGGAGCCCGCCCATGGCTGA